In SAR202 cluster bacterium, one genomic interval encodes:
- a CDS encoding MerR family transcriptional regulator, translated as MNERIDEPIFVISVAAKMIGVHAQTLRYYERAGLVDPSRSDGNRRYYSQRDLERLKQIKTLIDDLGVNLAGAEIALKLMDKIEKLEDSMSQMRYQLNMLESRSNPRALGDGTNSTQF; from the coding sequence ATGAATGAAAGAATAGATGAACCAATATTCGTAATAAGTGTTGCAGCTAAAATGATTGGAGTTCATGCACAAACCTTACGATACTATGAAAGAGCTGGACTGGTAGACCCGAGTCGTTCGGATGGAAATAGGAGATACTACTCCCAGAGAGATTTAGAAAGATTAAAACAAATTAAAACTCTAATCGATGATTTAGGTGTCAACCTTGCTGGGGCTGAAATAGCCTTAAAACTTATGGATAAAATTGAAAAACTTGAAGATTCCATGTCACAAATGCGCTATCAATTAAATATGCTCGAATCTAGATCCAATCCACGAGCATTAGGTGATGGAACAAACTCAACACAATTCTAG
- a CDS encoding AAA family ATPase, with protein MLKPENFTEQAQEMLTESQDLVRKYKHSNWDVEHILLALINMEEGLTSTILDSLGVDIDNIRREIEKSLDKRIHLTSKNNGNSQIYATPRAIDAIEKAHEETKRLHDEFIGTEHVLIGILSVEDGDSYKIFQQFNINQENIYIALAQIRGNARVTDQRAESKYRSLEKYTVDLTHLAHINKLDPVIGRDSEIRRVIQTITRRTKNNPVLIGNAGVGKTAIAEGLAQRIISNDVPDTLKNKKILSLDMGSLVAGAKFRGEFEERLKTVMDEVKNAKGEVILFIDELHNVVGAGAAEGAIDASNLMKPALARGELQCIGATTPEEYRSNIEQNAALERRFHPVWVEEPDVETTIEMLKILRPKYEAHHKVKIYDEAIIAASKLGDRYLTERNLPDKAIDLIDEAASKVRIDTQSMPKDLRILEEKIRQLNDEELAAAETADYEKVAQLKMERLQSEENYNKQRKIWLKKEKITTNVERETIAEIIAGWTGIPVSQIVQDEANKLLDMEQIMKTKVIGQDNAITTISDAIRRSRSGIQDPKRPIGSFIFLGPTGVGKTELAKTLAEFMFDDKENMVRIDMSEYMEKHSVSRLIGSPPGYIGYDDGGQLTELVRRRPYQLILFDEIEKAHPDVFNILLQILEDGRLTDGSGRTVNFTNTIIIMTSNLGTTENPKDNIGFKSFTDTISDREKLTASIESALKATFRPELINRIDEIVIFNKLKEDQMAEIIQLIINEVNYRLKEQEISIILSKSATRWLVENGFDKDYGARPLRRIIQRKIENPLSKEILLHNYNKGDQIKIDIKNGSLTFKKYGADKTQKTNRIKQPVH; from the coding sequence ATGTTAAAACCAGAAAATTTCACAGAGCAAGCTCAAGAAATGCTTACAGAAAGTCAAGATTTAGTACGAAAGTACAAACATTCAAACTGGGATGTGGAACATATACTTTTAGCCTTGATAAACATGGAAGAAGGACTCACATCAACAATTTTAGATTCTCTAGGGGTTGATATAGACAATATACGACGTGAAATAGAAAAATCTCTAGATAAAAGAATCCATTTAACATCAAAGAATAATGGAAACTCACAAATATATGCCACTCCAAGAGCTATTGACGCAATTGAAAAAGCCCATGAAGAAACTAAAAGATTACACGATGAATTTATTGGTACAGAACATGTACTTATTGGAATATTATCTGTAGAAGATGGTGATTCTTATAAAATTTTCCAACAATTTAATATTAATCAAGAAAATATTTATATTGCACTCGCACAAATTCGAGGCAATGCGCGCGTTACTGACCAAAGAGCAGAATCCAAGTATCGATCCTTAGAAAAATACACTGTTGATTTAACTCACCTAGCACATATAAATAAATTAGATCCAGTTATTGGAAGAGATAGCGAAATTAGACGCGTAATTCAGACTATCACCAGAAGAACAAAAAACAATCCTGTTTTAATAGGAAATGCAGGTGTCGGAAAAACTGCAATCGCAGAAGGATTAGCACAAAGAATAATTTCAAATGATGTTCCAGACACTTTAAAAAACAAAAAAATACTTTCTTTAGATATGGGCTCATTGGTAGCTGGAGCTAAGTTTAGAGGAGAATTTGAAGAAAGATTAAAAACCGTAATGGATGAAGTAAAAAATGCAAAGGGAGAAGTAATATTATTCATCGATGAATTACATAATGTTGTAGGCGCCGGAGCAGCGGAAGGTGCTATAGATGCAAGTAATTTAATGAAACCAGCATTAGCAAGAGGTGAATTACAATGTATTGGAGCTACCACCCCAGAGGAATATAGGTCTAATATAGAGCAAAATGCTGCTCTAGAACGCAGATTTCATCCAGTTTGGGTTGAAGAACCTGATGTAGAAACAACCATAGAAATGCTTAAAATTTTACGTCCTAAATATGAAGCTCACCATAAGGTCAAAATTTATGATGAAGCTATAATAGCTGCTAGTAAACTTGGTGATAGATATTTAACAGAACGTAATCTCCCAGATAAAGCAATAGATTTAATCGATGAAGCTGCAAGTAAAGTTCGTATTGATACACAAAGCATGCCAAAAGATTTGCGTATATTAGAAGAAAAAATACGCCAATTAAATGACGAAGAACTAGCTGCTGCAGAGACCGCAGATTATGAAAAAGTTGCACAATTAAAAATGGAACGACTTCAGTCTGAGGAAAACTACAACAAACAACGAAAGATTTGGCTAAAAAAAGAAAAAATTACTACAAATGTAGAAAGAGAAACGATTGCTGAAATTATTGCAGGCTGGACAGGTATACCTGTTTCCCAGATTGTTCAAGATGAAGCTAATAAGTTATTAGATATGGAACAAATAATGAAAACAAAAGTAATTGGACAAGATAATGCAATTACTACCATATCTGATGCTATTCGCCGATCTAGATCTGGAATACAAGACCCTAAACGACCTATAGGAAGTTTTATCTTTTTAGGACCAACAGGAGTTGGAAAAACTGAACTTGCTAAAACACTTGCAGAATTCATGTTTGATGATAAGGAAAATATGGTTCGAATTGATATGTCTGAATACATGGAGAAACATTCTGTATCAAGACTAATTGGATCTCCTCCAGGATATATTGGTTATGACGATGGCGGTCAACTCACAGAATTAGTAAGAAGAAGACCATATCAACTAATTCTTTTTGATGAAATTGAAAAAGCTCATCCCGATGTCTTTAATATTTTATTACAAATACTTGAAGATGGCCGACTTACCGATGGAAGTGGGAGAACTGTGAATTTCACCAATACAATAATTATTATGACTAGTAATTTAGGGACAACAGAAAATCCTAAGGATAATATTGGTTTCAAATCATTTACTGATACTATCAGTGATAGAGAAAAATTAACAGCCTCTATAGAATCTGCTTTAAAAGCCACATTTCGTCCTGAATTAATTAATAGAATTGATGAAATTGTCATATTTAACAAACTTAAAGAAGACCAAATGGCTGAGATAATACAATTGATCATAAACGAAGTTAATTATCGACTCAAAGAACAGGAGATTTCTATTATATTATCCAAATCAGCAACAAGATGGTTAGTCGAAAATGGATTTGATAAAGATTATGGAGCTAGGCCATTAAGAAGAATTATTCAACGTAAAATAGAAAATCCATTGTCAAAAGAAATACTTTTACATAATTATAACAAAGGTGATCAAATAAAGATTGATATTAAAAACGGATCTCTGACATTCAAAAAATATGGTGCTGACAAAACGCAAAAAACAAACCGAATAAAGCAACCAGTTCATTAA